The Ammoniphilus sp. CFH 90114 genome contains a region encoding:
- a CDS encoding S-layer homology domain-containing protein, producing MRKWNKRAQFSIIFSLMFLFHMVFPYSIIGAEGKLSFNDLRGHWAESQINDWIDQGLVNGYPDGTFKPNHLITRAEFMVLVNRAFDYEKKGNIQYSDVLPSDWYASEVAIAQEAGYISGYNDGTMRPKNPISRQEAAVVLAKIGKLDMEANLQAIEQFADRASIPAWSKGAVAAVVSKSYMKGYPDNTYQPAKPITRAEAIVTLNYAMKDQPKVVSQTYDKSGTYGPAEGAETIEGNVQVTAKDITLQNIVITGNLVLTEGIGEGDVTLKQVAVKGTTTILGGGPNSIKIENSELNQVTVDKKNGNVRILASGKTSVGEVTLQSGAKLEEKDLKDSTGFAKVILSETIKADSLVTLVGNFDRVEINSNKTKVKVESGTITELLVTDKAKEMTIDVAEAAIIKTLTLDAATKMTGKGKIELANINVNGTTLEQEPVKVVKPDGVTYEIKKPALGGGGGGGGISIDYNAQRIADLNAGKNVVGDIVLSGDGKTYGPAGALPTVKGKITIKGEGITLQNVVIDGDLVVEKKTASGQDLEEFTALNVEVKGNTQVNGGSSNTVGFKGKSKMNTVVVNHAGVGLALEGETSVATLDLESDVKLKLNTSSGIGTVNILQEISFFVEGIDGAAGGTIGSLNVTRASNLTFNIPSGSGSVGIENMDIKIESSSSQSFTIGGTGGTLNKITVNSAVSISILNDTVVVTQTIEVKVNGVVVESVNSSITQKIVPASDDIKVEKKLVSSWKVLDAFPGDRYTYQFSVTLNAEDTELKNAAYYQVYPASGDYHVGTIKSKNQSLSTLKEVFKNPQDLKIRFFDMNQYPLGEWKLKGQTNGTSGKIEK from the coding sequence ATGAGGAAATGGAATAAGAGAGCGCAATTCTCTATCATATTTTCATTGATGTTTTTGTTCCACATGGTTTTTCCTTATTCAATCATTGGTGCTGAAGGAAAACTATCATTTAATGATTTGAGAGGCCACTGGGCGGAAAGTCAAATTAATGACTGGATCGACCAAGGGCTAGTGAATGGTTATCCTGATGGAACGTTCAAGCCTAATCATTTGATAACTCGCGCTGAGTTTATGGTACTTGTTAATCGCGCATTTGATTATGAGAAGAAAGGCAATATCCAATATTCTGATGTATTGCCGAGTGACTGGTATGCTTCAGAAGTGGCGATAGCTCAAGAAGCAGGATACATATCTGGTTACAACGACGGCACCATGAGACCGAAGAATCCTATTAGCCGTCAGGAAGCTGCTGTGGTATTAGCGAAAATCGGGAAATTGGATATGGAGGCTAATCTTCAAGCTATTGAACAGTTTGCAGATAGAGCGTCTATTCCAGCTTGGAGCAAGGGTGCAGTTGCTGCCGTTGTTTCTAAGAGCTATATGAAGGGCTACCCAGACAACACGTATCAACCAGCTAAACCTATTACTCGTGCCGAAGCCATCGTTACTTTAAATTATGCCATGAAGGACCAGCCTAAGGTTGTCAGTCAAACTTATGACAAATCGGGCACATATGGGCCAGCAGAAGGCGCAGAAACAATCGAAGGAAATGTACAAGTAACAGCGAAAGACATTACTTTGCAGAACATTGTTATTACTGGAAATCTAGTTTTAACAGAAGGGATTGGCGAAGGAGATGTAACGCTTAAGCAAGTGGCCGTGAAGGGAACTACGACGATCCTTGGCGGTGGGCCAAACAGCATTAAGATTGAAAATAGTGAACTTAATCAAGTTACAGTGGATAAAAAGAATGGAAATGTAAGAATCCTTGCTAGCGGTAAGACTAGTGTAGGAGAAGTAACGTTGCAGTCTGGTGCTAAATTAGAAGAAAAGGATCTTAAGGATTCAACCGGATTTGCAAAGGTTATATTATCCGAGACTATTAAAGCCGATTCTCTCGTCACTCTTGTGGGTAACTTCGATAGAGTGGAAATTAATTCTAACAAAACGAAGGTAAAAGTAGAGAGTGGAACAATCACTGAATTGTTGGTTACTGATAAAGCGAAGGAAATGACGATTGATGTGGCTGAAGCTGCCATCATCAAAACCTTGACACTGGATGCAGCAACCAAGATGACCGGTAAAGGGAAAATCGAGCTAGCCAACATTAATGTAAATGGAACGACATTAGAACAAGAGCCTGTGAAGGTTGTAAAGCCAGACGGGGTTACTTACGAGATTAAAAAGCCTGCTCTAGGCGGCGGTGGAGGTGGTGGAGGAATCTCTATCGATTATAACGCCCAACGAATTGCTGACCTAAATGCCGGTAAGAATGTCGTAGGAGATATTGTCTTAAGTGGAGACGGTAAAACTTACGGTCCAGCAGGTGCTCTACCAACCGTAAAAGGGAAAATCACCATTAAAGGGGAAGGTATTACCCTTCAAAACGTTGTAATTGACGGTGATTTAGTTGTTGAGAAAAAGACTGCGTCTGGTCAGGATTTAGAAGAATTTACTGCTTTAAATGTAGAGGTCAAAGGCAATACACAAGTCAATGGGGGATCTTCCAATACAGTTGGCTTTAAGGGTAAGTCTAAAATGAATACTGTGGTTGTTAACCATGCGGGAGTAGGTTTGGCCCTTGAGGGAGAAACTTCTGTAGCTACATTGGATCTTGAATCGGATGTTAAGCTGAAGCTAAACACCAGCAGCGGTATAGGAACAGTTAATATTCTTCAAGAGATCTCCTTTTTCGTTGAAGGGATTGACGGGGCAGCTGGCGGAACAATCGGCAGTCTTAACGTAACGAGGGCTTCCAACCTGACATTTAATATCCCAAGTGGATCAGGTTCCGTCGGCATTGAGAATATGGATATTAAGATTGAATCCAGCAGCAGCCAATCTTTCACCATTGGGGGAACAGGTGGTACTCTAAATAAGATTACTGTAAACTCTGCGGTATCCATTAGTATCCTAAATGATACTGTGGTGGTCACGCAAACCATTGAAGTGAAGGTTAATGGAGTTGTTGTTGAGAGTGTGAACAGCAGTATCACGCAAAAAATTGTACCAGCTAGTGATGATATCAAAGTAGAAAAGAAACTAGTATCATCCTGGAAGGTACTTGACGCCTTCCCTGGAGATCGATATACCTACCAATTCAGTGTTACATTGAATGCAGAAGATACTGAGTTGAAAAATGCGGCATATTACCAAGTCTATCCTGCATCTGGAGATTACCATGTGGGTACAATCAAGTCGAAAAATCAAAGTCTTAGCACACTGAAGGAAGTCTTTAAGAATCCACAGGATTTGAAGATCAGATTCTTCGATATGAATCAATATCCTTTAGGAGAATGGAAACTTAAAGGGCAAACGAATGGAACATCAGGGAAAATCGAAAAGTAA